CTCGGCAGGTCAACCGCCACGATCGGGGCCGCCACGTCACGCAGGGCACGCACGAGCCCCAGCAGCGGGTCGGCCAGTAGCCCCCGCAGCCCTCGGCCGACGAGGGCATCCACGATGATGCTGGCCCCGATGAGGGTGTCGCCGTCGACCCCGTCGATCCCACCAGCGGCCTCGACGACCACGACGTCCTCGCCTCCGGCGCGAAGGATGTCCGCGGCGGCCCGCCCCACGGCACCGACCCGTCCGGGACCGCACAGGACGACGACCGGTCCGTCGACTGCTACCGGCCCGCCACGTCCCTCGAGCTGGACCAGCAGCCGTTGCACGGCCTCGGCAACGCCCCCGGCCCACGCCTGCCGGTCGGCGTGCGTCGGTGCGTCGGTGCCTGCGGATGCCGCTGTCGGCGTGTGCACCTGGCGGGTGGCGACGTCACCGAGTCGAGGACGCGGCGTCGGCGCGCCAGGGACCGGCACGGTCTCCCACGGTCGCACGAGCCGATCGTCCGCCAGGTCGTTCGGCCGGCGCCCGTTGCTCCAACCGGGCAGGGCGAGGTCGAGCAGCACGCTCGTGACGACCGCGGTAGCCCCCCACAGCAGGTCGCCGTCGTTGAGCTGCCAGGCCCACGTCGACCCCGCCGCGCTGAGCGGGACGGCACGCCATCGTTCCTCCTCGCGCAGCGAGAAGATGTCGACGTGCAGGATCTCCGCCACCTCGGCCTCGGCCGCCCGCAGCGGATGGGGGCGACGCCACACGCCGACGACGGCGGACATCCAGAAGCGTGACGGGGGGATGTAGAAGGCGGGCAACCGGCCCACGACCTCGACCGAGGTGGGATCGAGTCCCACCTCCTCGTCGGCCTCCCGCAGGGCTGCGTCGACGACGGACTCGCCGGGGTCGACCCGGCCACCAGGAA
The nucleotide sequence above comes from Euzebya pacifica. Encoded proteins:
- a CDS encoding NUDIX domain-containing protein is translated as MSMQPLLDELQRGLATLPADSIDAPVTARRGAVLLLLEPTDDDGGARILYTRRQAHLSSHPGQISFPGGRVDPGESVVDAALREADEEVGLDPTSVEVVGRLPAFYIPPSRFWMSAVVGVWRRPHPLRAAEAEVAEILHVDIFSLREEERWRAVPLSAAGSTWAWQLNDGDLLWGATAVVTSVLLDLALPGWSNGRRPNDLADDRLVRPWETVPVPGAPTPRPRLGDVATRQVHTPTAASAGTDAPTHADRQAWAGGVAEAVQRLLVQLEGRGGPVAVDGPVVVLCGPGRVGAVGRAAADILRAGGEDVVVVEAAGGIDGVDGDTLIGASIIVDALVGRGLRGLLADPLLGLVRALRDVAAPIVAVDLPSGIDPERGMVGETVSADVTITAPLLVPGHVAGGAMPFVADLYVVDRDGLRRAEVVDRPAEWGE